Genomic DNA from Corylus avellana chromosome ca4, CavTom2PMs-1.0:
CTGCCACCCTACACCCAAAAATGTTAGCCAGCCTATCAATATCCTCTACCTCACCAATTGGAACAATCTCAGACTTTGACAAGTTAATTTTTATCCCCGAGACCGCTTCAAAACACAGAAAAAGACACCGCAGATTTTTTAGATGTTCCTCATCGGCCCCACAAAGAATCAATGTGTCATCAGCAAACAGCAAATGTGAGACACTGAGACCAGGATTGTTCCTTGATCCCACTGAAAAACCAGCCACAAGACCACTAGCTTTAGTAGCCTGCATCATTCTACTTAGCGCCTCCATCACAATAACAAACAGAAAAAGAGATAGTGGATCCCCTTGTCTTATACCCCGagagctactaaaaaaacctGAGGGTTCTccatttaggaaaaattacactttacccccccccccAAGTTTGGGGCTTTTTTAATtcgacctctaatgtttcaatttttgcaattcaccacCCCAAATTTGCCAAAGTCTTGCAATTCGgccattctgtcagtcaaaaccgctttgactaacggaacagtgatcacgtgcacCTCACGTGATCACTTTTGTAGCTttcttccccaaaatgcccccaccaGCCTTTACACCTGCAACAAAGGATATGTTCACCAGCCTTTTGTTCACCAGACTCACATTGAATAGCTTCAACTCCAAGAGTTTTGCCTCCATTTCCACATACATTAATATTATCACCAAAATGACCCTGGACTCCTTTACCATCAAGATTTGTTTGCGCAACTTCCCCGAACCAAAATTGGATGCCTTCGCCACCAAAACTCATACCACTATTTCCAACACTACCTTCACCAGAAAGGGCTTGAATTCTTACATCAACAAGGTTTTTGTAACGCCCtaagttctagaggtagagcgattgggagcaattgtaacatattcatatttaaacaaaataaaaaataattctctTAATATAAGATCATAACGTTACCAGAGTACtgcaattttttcatttataaaatcacaaacacataatgtgctagtattcaataagcaataaaattacACCGTCTATGCTTAGCCCAAGCCGTCTATAGATTGAAGTCCCAGACACTTCTACTGCTACTGCTCCTGCTAGACCATAAAGCAGcgataggattttttttaacaactaaGAGGCCC
This window encodes:
- the LOC132177866 gene encoding uncharacterized protein LOC132177866, with translation MEALSRMMQATKASGLVAGFSVGSRNNPGLSVSHLLFADDTLILCGADEEHLKNLRCLFLCFEAVSGIKINLSKSEIVPIGEVEDIDRLANIFGCRVAGLPMKYLGLPLGAPYRSTTIWNDIIEKMGRKLIGEATKRLPVGWSK